ACAGGTGCTGCGCGCCGGGCACCAGCCACACCGGGTCGAGGCGGGTGTTGGCAGCTTCCACGCAGACAAAGCGAAAGCCGGCCTCCTGCGGCGTGTCCGCGGGCAGGGCATCGCCCGGGTGCCACACGACGGTTGAATCGCTCGACTGCTTCGCTACGCGCAGGGTGCGCTCACCGTCACTCAGCGCAACCGCTTCGTTGGTGTGATAAATGCGATCGACCGGGCCGTGTACGGCGAGCACGCCCTGCTGCTCGGCCTCGGCGAAGTCCTTGAGCTTGTCCAGGTAGCGCGCCCCGGCCAGGCCTTCCAGGCGGCACTGGTGGGTGTGCGCCACGCCGAGATATGTATGCAGCGCGCCGCTCATCTTCACCGGCGTCTCGCCGATGTTCTCGCTGATCAGCTCGACGTTCAGACGCTGGGTGTTGGCCTGAATGACGACCCGCGCGGTGAGCAGGCTGTGAAGGCGATCAAGCGGAGAGAGGTGCACCTCGATGCCTTCGGCGTGTTCGTCCACTGCGTCGAGGCGCCACGGCGCTTGGCGGGCCAGACCGTGGAAAGGGCCGTCGCGCTCGGGTGACTCGTCGGCGTAGCGTTCATCGGCGAACCAGGGCCAGCACAGCGGAATACCGCCGCGAATGGTGTCGGGAAGCGCTGCAGGCGTCGGTGTGACCCAAAGCCAGGCGGCGCTATCGCCTTTGGGTTTGAAGTGCAGCACCTGGGCGCCTTGCAGGCTCACGACCATCTCCCCCCACGCCATGTTGAAGACGACGACCTCGCGGTCTTGCCACCGGGCGTTGGACTGACCGTCGACGTCGTCGACGAGCGTTTGCAGCGAATCGGGGATCATGGGCGTTCCTCTGGAGAATGAATAGTGGTGGTGCAGAGCGGGTAGTGGGCCGATACGCCAGTCGGTTTAAAGCCTTCACACGGCCTAAGCCGCCTTGCACATAAACCAGGCGCATCGCGGTGACTGTGTGCTATGTTAGGACAAGCGCGCCCGGTAGGTAAAACCGGCGCCTATATCGAAAAACCAGGGAGGTATTATGGGCTTTTTAGCGTGGCTTATCATTGGTGGTCTGGCTGGCTGGATCGCCGGCAACATCATGCGCGGTGGCGGCTTTGGCATCATCGCGAACATTGGCGTGGGGATCATAGGGGCGGTGATCGGCGGCTTTTTGTTCAGCCTGCTGGGACTTTCCGCCGGTGGCTTCATCGGCTCGCTGGTCACCGCGACCGTAGGCGCTGTCGTGCTCTTGTGGGTCATCAGCAAGGTACGCAAGGCGTAAGCCTGAACAAGGCCGGATAAAGGGGGCCGCTAAAGCGGCGCCCGTTCCAACCGGCGAAACGTTTCCAGACGTTTAAAAACACCGCCCCGGAGCCTGCTCCGGGGCGGTGTTTTTGTGTAAACCCTCAAGCGCGCTATCGGCCTGGACTGCAGTTTCCGTTACACTAGGGCGCTTTGTGCCGGCGCGTTGCCGAGTGTCGTTTTCGAGGTGTCTTTTGTCCGATGCATTAACCGCCTGGTGGGCCCAACAGCTTTTGCTGTGCGACGGGGTGCCCACCGCGCATCCTTTAGCGCTGGATAGCGTACAAGCCGAAAAACGGCTCAAGGCACTGGGTATTTCCCACCGCGGCGAGCTGGTGGAGACGTTTTTTCACGGGCTGGGGGCAACGAGCGCCCCGGCATACCATCTGCTGGGCGCACTCGAGTACAGCGCGCTGGCTGGCGCCGCCGGCTGGATTACACAAGCGCAGGCCTGTACCTGGGCGCACCACGTCATGCGCCGGATCGGCGGCGAGTATCACGACCTGCGCAGCTGGCTTCGCGATTTGCGCCTGGCGTTTGGCGAGCGTGCCTCCAGGCGCGCCCACGAGCGTTTTCTGGACGCCTGCCAAACGCTGACCCAACGCGAAAAAGAGGCGGACACGGTCAGTTGGGAAGCGTTCGAGCAGGCGCTTGTAAAGGCGCCGGCCCCGAATGCACTCTGGCCCCAAGCGCCGGGCACTCGGCCCTGGCGGCTCGGCGCGCTGTTTCATCCGGTGATGTGCTACCCGGCCACCCCAGGCGACTGGCCCGAGGCGCGCCAGTGGCTCTCGCGGGTATGGCAGGTCGACGATCGCGACCAACTGTTGGGTGTGGTGCTCTGGCTCAGCGCCCAGGGCGATCGCCAGCGCTGGGATATCGAAGCCCGGGAGCTGCTCGAAATGGACCAGGCACAGCGCCTGGAGTGGCAGCGCGGCGCCGACGACGACTCCGCCTATGCGCCGGTGCTGGTGCAGTTCGTCAGCCAGAACGAGCCCTTCGACTGGGCTGGCTGGGACTGGCTGCGCATCGTCGAACTCGCCTGGGCCGGGGCCTGTAGCGGGCTGTTGAGCCAGGCCGAGGCGGACGACATCGCCGCCCACAGCGCCGATTTGATTGGCCAGCGCTATGGCGATTGGCCGGCGCTACTGGCCGCTTATCGGCGTGGTCAGAGCCTGTTCGAGGGCATCGATCGGCGCGACATGACCCCGGGGGCCCATGCTACGCTGCTGCTGAAGGCGGCCTGCAGCCCTTGGGACATCGCCCCCAACGCGCTGCTGGATAGTGCCACCCAAAGCGCCTCGCGCACGCGCATCAAGGGCTTTCGCGCCAGCGGCCACCACTGGCTGCTGGCGCTGGCGAGCGTGCGCGAACCCGAC
The window above is part of the Halomonas sp. GD1P12 genome. Proteins encoded here:
- a CDS encoding D-hexose-6-phosphate mutarotase, encoding MIPDSLQTLVDDVDGQSNARWQDREVVVFNMAWGEMVVSLQGAQVLHFKPKGDSAAWLWVTPTPAALPDTIRGGIPLCWPWFADERYADESPERDGPFHGLARQAPWRLDAVDEHAEGIEVHLSPLDRLHSLLTARVVIQANTQRLNVELISENIGETPVKMSGALHTYLGVAHTHQCRLEGLAGARYLDKLKDFAEAEQQGVLAVHGPVDRIYHTNEAVALSDGERTLRVAKQSSDSTVVWHPGDALPADTPQEAGFRFVCVEAANTRLDPVWLVPGAQHLLGTTLSLD
- a CDS encoding GlsB/YeaQ/YmgE family stress response membrane protein — encoded protein: MGFLAWLIIGGLAGWIAGNIMRGGGFGIIANIGVGIIGAVIGGFLFSLLGLSAGGFIGSLVTATVGAVVLLWVISKVRKA